The following coding sequences lie in one Vibrio toranzoniae genomic window:
- a CDS encoding NADH:flavin oxidoreductase gives MSTLFTETRIGTMALKNRFMRSATWENMATEDGHMTDKLYAIYEELAQGEVGLIVTGYANIVEEEKPNAGMMGIYNDSFIDEYKKLTQLVHDNDSKIVMQLAYGGTKTTYELGERVIFAPSDVPEKGTQTLGKAMTKGEINYIVDAFAQASLRAQKSGFDGVEIHAAHTYLINQFLSPYYNLREDEYGGSLENRMRFLLEIYMATRKLVGDDFPILVKLTASEFFEGGVTFDETRLVCKKLEEVGVDGIVISGNIHGKADTMIGESHDGFTIQAEGYFHEYGHVISQDVEIPVITVGGLTDFDAIEAIANNTGIEYFALSRPLLSEPHLVKRWKKGDRSPVECERCSKCRTKRGNFCVVNKDRKVQLSRM, from the coding sequence TTGAGTACTTTGTTTACAGAAACCCGCATTGGCACCATGGCATTGAAAAACCGCTTCATGAGAAGTGCAACGTGGGAAAATATGGCGACAGAAGATGGCCATATGACAGATAAACTTTACGCTATCTATGAAGAGTTGGCTCAAGGTGAGGTTGGCTTGATCGTGACGGGTTACGCGAACATCGTTGAAGAAGAGAAGCCGAACGCAGGCATGATGGGCATCTATAACGACTCGTTTATCGATGAATACAAAAAGCTGACTCAACTCGTCCACGACAACGATTCTAAAATCGTAATGCAATTGGCTTATGGCGGCACGAAAACCACGTATGAACTTGGCGAGCGAGTGATCTTTGCACCAAGTGACGTTCCAGAAAAAGGAACTCAAACACTGGGTAAAGCGATGACCAAAGGTGAGATCAACTACATTGTTGATGCCTTTGCTCAAGCGTCATTGAGAGCACAAAAATCAGGCTTTGATGGGGTGGAAATTCATGCCGCTCACACCTACTTAATCAACCAGTTCTTAAGTCCTTATTACAACCTGCGTGAAGATGAATACGGCGGTAGCCTAGAAAACCGAATGAGATTCTTACTTGAGATCTACATGGCCACTCGCAAGCTGGTGGGTGACGATTTCCCTATCTTGGTTAAGTTGACCGCTTCGGAGTTTTTTGAAGGTGGTGTGACCTTCGATGAAACTCGCTTAGTTTGTAAAAAGCTTGAAGAAGTGGGTGTTGATGGCATTGTGATTTCTGGCAACATTCATGGTAAAGCCGACACCATGATTGGCGAGTCGCACGATGGCTTTACCATTCAAGCTGAAGGTTACTTCCATGAGTATGGCCACGTGATCAGCCAAGACGTCGAGATCCCAGTTATTACGGTAGGCGGCTTAACTGATTTTGATGCCATTGAAGCTATTGCTAACAACACGGGTATTGAATACTTCGCGCTTTCAAGGCCTCTGCTTTCTGAACCTCATTTAGTTAAGCGTTGGAAAAAGGGTGACCGAAGTCCAGTAGAATGTGAACGATGCTCTAAGTGTCGGACCAAGCGCGGTAACTTCTGCGTGGTCAACAAAGACAGAAAAGTGCAGCTTTCTCGCATGTAG
- a CDS encoding ABC transporter transmembrane domain-containing protein, protein MNRLDASNRAGTNGQQEVMNHLENESLSVLKQLEVNANIQLFAHQWVDENGIESIDDMFALFDRLALPYRLVANLDEVGEHKLVLLVLGENELVPGHLESKQFVSFNANDDITDVPQFCIVIEGPPLEKASPDWVGERLDAFRPIIPKLLLVSFITNLFALAVPFITMSIYDHVIGGDAGHELQGIAIGAALLFLMMGWLRTLRSRVFASVANRVSREISQSLVQRLLRNSYAQNQQTASSSQQNQVMLSERISGVLSGPLGNALFDLPFILIFVLAIGVLGGWLVLVPIVSLVLYYLLAKRSIRSSSKRSIQSTVAGTNRQNMTNELSSKLAFIRSAGFSEHWIQRFKKANLLASTVTFNQSVLQSRYTSIYYFIGVGSTLAVMGLGIGLIFEQVMTPGGLIASMMLISKVTGPAQVLANSAMRFNSFNQSKLQVNRILSQPSEREFSYQHHPLPTVAPNLKLDQVTLRYPKQSRPALSGVSFDIEAGEIVAITGPSGSGKSTLIEVLSGLQPIQNGMVELEGVNLVQYDPQLYRHWCFIRAAYPDLLTLSIREWLNDGHQVEDQTMISAIEMVGGKRWFESLSGGLDTSISSIQPDSLFDMLSGSVAQILIDAKALVYDYPMFLMDNPVPDAHPNAKRIFGHFVHSKKGKATVIYTSHDPDLIKLADKVVVLNEGAVVYAGPLEPEQSSEQEQPAEPQVSQEPQLFEQRLSQELQPSTQEASAQQDAAPQEQSESKQGVANG, encoded by the coding sequence ATGAATCGTTTAGATGCTAGCAACCGAGCAGGCACGAATGGTCAACAAGAGGTGATGAACCATTTAGAAAATGAAAGCCTTTCGGTTCTTAAACAGTTGGAAGTGAATGCGAATATCCAGTTGTTCGCACATCAATGGGTCGATGAAAATGGGATTGAGTCAATCGACGATATGTTTGCTTTGTTCGATAGGCTTGCATTGCCCTATCGCTTGGTTGCCAACCTAGATGAAGTTGGCGAGCATAAATTGGTTTTACTGGTGCTTGGTGAAAATGAACTGGTCCCTGGTCACTTAGAATCCAAACAATTTGTTTCTTTTAACGCCAATGACGACATCACCGATGTCCCTCAGTTTTGCATCGTTATCGAAGGCCCACCGTTAGAGAAGGCTTCTCCTGATTGGGTTGGTGAAAGGTTAGATGCGTTTCGTCCCATTATTCCGAAATTGTTGTTGGTCAGTTTTATCACCAACTTGTTTGCACTTGCCGTTCCCTTCATCACGATGTCGATTTATGACCATGTGATTGGTGGTGATGCAGGCCATGAGTTGCAAGGTATCGCCATTGGCGCGGCCTTGTTGTTTTTGATGATGGGTTGGTTAAGAACATTGCGCAGCCGAGTGTTTGCTTCGGTGGCAAATCGAGTAAGTCGCGAGATCTCTCAATCGCTTGTTCAGCGTCTGCTTAGAAATAGTTATGCTCAAAATCAGCAAACAGCCTCTTCTAGTCAACAAAACCAAGTGATGCTGTCTGAGCGTATTTCAGGTGTGCTATCGGGGCCATTAGGAAATGCGCTGTTTGATCTGCCATTCATTCTTATCTTTGTACTTGCGATTGGTGTTTTAGGTGGATGGTTGGTGTTGGTTCCTATTGTCTCTTTGGTGCTTTACTACTTGCTAGCAAAACGTTCGATACGTTCTAGCAGCAAACGCTCAATACAATCAACGGTGGCAGGAACTAATCGTCAAAACATGACCAATGAGCTGTCATCTAAACTTGCCTTTATTCGCAGTGCTGGATTCTCAGAACACTGGATTCAGCGCTTCAAAAAGGCCAATCTTCTTGCTTCTACAGTGACTTTTAATCAATCGGTTCTCCAGAGTCGGTACACTTCGATTTATTACTTCATTGGTGTGGGGTCTACACTCGCCGTTATGGGGTTGGGAATAGGGCTCATTTTTGAACAAGTGATGACGCCCGGTGGTTTGATCGCTTCAATGATGTTGATATCTAAAGTGACGGGTCCTGCTCAGGTGTTGGCAAACAGCGCGATGCGTTTTAATAGTTTTAATCAATCCAAGCTGCAAGTGAACCGTATTTTGTCTCAACCGTCTGAGCGTGAGTTTAGTTACCAGCATCATCCCTTACCGACAGTAGCGCCTAACTTGAAGTTAGACCAAGTGACACTGCGTTATCCTAAGCAGAGTCGCCCCGCCTTGAGTGGTGTCAGTTTTGATATTGAAGCCGGTGAAATTGTCGCGATTACCGGCCCTTCTGGGAGTGGCAAATCAACATTGATTGAAGTGTTGTCTGGCTTACAGCCTATTCAAAATGGCATGGTCGAGCTTGAAGGCGTTAACCTCGTTCAATACGATCCGCAACTCTATCGTCACTGGTGTTTTATTAGAGCGGCTTATCCTGATTTGCTCACACTGAGTATTCGAGAGTGGTTAAACGACGGCCATCAAGTCGAAGATCAGACAATGATTTCTGCGATTGAAATGGTGGGAGGAAAGCGTTGGTTTGAGTCGTTGTCAGGTGGACTAGATACCTCTATTAGTAGTATTCAGCCGGATAGCCTTTTTGACATGTTGTCTGGTAGTGTCGCGCAGATCCTCATTGACGCGAAAGCGCTGGTTTATGACTACCCAATGTTCTTAATGGATAACCCTGTGCCTGATGCTCACCCAAATGCTAAACGTATATTTGGTCATTTTGTCCACTCGAAAAAAGGAAAAGCAACAGTGATTTACACGTCCCACGATCCGGATTTAATCAAGCTTGCCGATAAAGTCGTGGTATTAAATGAAGGTGCAGTGGTTTATGCCGGTCCATTAGAGCCGGAACAGTCTTCGGAGCAGGAACAACCTGCAGAGCCTCAAGTTTCTCAAGAACCGCAGTTATTTGAGCAACGGTTATCTCAAGAGCTACAGCCGTCAACTCAAGAGGCGTCAGCTCAACAAGATGCAGCCCCACAAGAACAATCAGAGTCTAAGCAAGGAGTCGCTAATGGCTAA
- a CDS encoding crotonase/enoyl-CoA hydratase family protein: MPNLDRITCSIDENQIATVVLNRPDKLNAIDMAMFQGVNNMVNQLKKNTEIRAVIVKGNGADFCSGLDIKSLLTSKSGAMKLLFKWFPTLPNAAQRFSLGWRDIPCPVIFAIHGRCWGGGLQLASGGDFRIASPDANFSILEAKWGLIPDMGGAIAFRELMRKDHTLEMAMTAKVIDSKTAKEYGLVTKIAEDPYAEAYALALECANRSPDVVAANKKLYNKTWWSSPGMAVFYETWYQIKVGLGKNRAIAAQREMNRDKPRSYVARKFK; this comes from the coding sequence ATGCCAAACCTCGATCGTATTACTTGCTCCATCGATGAAAATCAAATTGCCACGGTTGTGCTGAATCGACCCGATAAGCTCAATGCTATTGATATGGCAATGTTCCAAGGTGTGAATAACATGGTGAATCAGCTGAAAAAGAACACCGAGATTCGCGCCGTCATAGTGAAAGGCAATGGGGCCGATTTTTGTTCAGGGCTTGATATTAAATCTCTGTTGACCAGTAAATCTGGCGCAATGAAGCTTTTGTTCAAATGGTTTCCCACATTACCCAATGCAGCGCAGCGCTTTTCTCTGGGTTGGCGAGATATTCCGTGTCCCGTTATTTTTGCGATTCATGGTCGTTGCTGGGGAGGTGGACTTCAATTAGCCAGTGGTGGCGACTTTAGAATTGCTAGCCCTGATGCGAACTTCTCGATATTGGAAGCTAAGTGGGGTTTGATTCCTGATATGGGAGGCGCGATTGCCTTCCGAGAACTGATGCGAAAAGATCACACCCTAGAAATGGCGATGACCGCCAAGGTGATCGACAGTAAAACCGCAAAGGAGTATGGGCTTGTCACAAAAATAGCCGAAGATCCTTATGCTGAAGCTTATGCCTTGGCACTGGAATGCGCGAACCGATCGCCAGATGTTGTCGCAGCGAACAAGAAACTCTACAACAAGACTTGGTGGTCAAGCCCTGGCATGGCTGTATTTTACGAGACTTGGTATCAGATAAAGGTAGGTCTAGGTAAGAACAGGGCGATTGCCGCTCAGCGTGAAATGAACCGTGACAAACCACGTTCTTATGTAGCGAGGAAATTTAAATAG
- a CDS encoding ABC transporter transmembrane domain-containing protein has product MHASSMKNKGVVGKVLLPSLLINLLSLAVPLTVLQIYDRILPNQSYGTATLLLAGATLAVAMEALIRFVRTWLLSAAASNTEKATYQTLVERVTTASSGHLRKLGVGGVEEGLGSVSKVKDWYSGGVIAGFIDLPFALIFLGLVAYIGGELVVIPLAVWLITLGIVWLSSIRVKSLSEEASQDEQERKAFLILLSQTIQGIKRQAVESRIFNQFKSLNNVRSQSKAREEEQNAFAQECIQLAALATSVLLVITGSLWVLDGQLTTGGLAACSILSGRAVAPLSALVGVRIKLNSIHSANQAIEKLSDLSLFESSDFKQPELHLSDFETLEIKQATVEKYGELTHADVTLNKGELVLLESEDRHTNSHLLSSIAGIDELKVGECFINGESVSITSLKNITAYCGVKGQLVSGTILDNLCGFDPERTHSASDYAKRLGLTKEITRLPDGLETLIGHSSASLLSMGNVKMLNIAAQLASDKPIIMLERPDSSLDLDALGNLAKVLEEEVTAGRTILMVSYHSKLRELANRIITMESRSITEQSEINQEAIV; this is encoded by the coding sequence ATGCACGCAAGTTCAATGAAAAACAAAGGGGTAGTAGGAAAAGTTCTACTGCCTTCTTTACTCATAAACCTTCTTTCTCTCGCCGTTCCGCTAACGGTTTTACAAATTTACGATCGTATCTTACCCAACCAAAGTTATGGGACTGCCACTCTGTTATTAGCGGGTGCGACGTTGGCTGTCGCTATGGAAGCGCTAATCCGGTTTGTGCGAACTTGGCTTTTGTCTGCCGCAGCCAGTAACACCGAGAAAGCGACTTACCAAACCTTGGTTGAAAGAGTAACAACGGCTTCATCAGGTCACCTTCGCAAGCTCGGTGTAGGTGGTGTTGAAGAGGGGCTAGGGTCGGTATCCAAAGTTAAGGATTGGTATTCTGGTGGGGTGATCGCAGGCTTTATCGATTTGCCTTTTGCATTGATTTTTTTGGGGCTGGTGGCATATATCGGCGGTGAGCTAGTGGTGATACCTTTGGCAGTTTGGCTCATCACACTTGGCATTGTTTGGTTATCTTCTATTCGTGTTAAAAGCCTAAGTGAAGAAGCTTCCCAAGATGAGCAGGAGCGCAAAGCGTTCTTGATTTTACTGAGCCAAACCATTCAGGGAATCAAACGTCAGGCTGTAGAGTCTCGAATCTTCAATCAGTTTAAATCTCTTAATAATGTTCGCTCCCAGTCTAAAGCGAGAGAAGAGGAACAGAATGCCTTCGCCCAAGAATGTATTCAGCTTGCAGCATTAGCGACCTCAGTTCTACTCGTGATTACTGGCAGTTTGTGGGTGTTAGATGGTCAGTTGACCACAGGTGGGTTGGCAGCATGTTCTATCTTATCAGGCAGAGCGGTTGCGCCCTTAAGCGCTCTGGTTGGGGTTCGAATCAAGCTTAATTCAATACACAGCGCCAATCAGGCAATAGAAAAATTGAGTGACTTATCGCTATTTGAGTCTTCAGATTTTAAGCAACCTGAGCTCCATTTATCTGACTTTGAGACGTTAGAAATCAAGCAAGCGACTGTTGAAAAGTACGGTGAACTCACTCATGCCGATGTCACACTGAATAAAGGTGAATTGGTGTTGTTAGAGAGTGAAGATCGCCACACTAACAGTCATTTATTGTCGTCGATTGCAGGTATTGATGAGTTGAAGGTGGGTGAGTGCTTTATTAACGGGGAGTCCGTTTCAATTACATCCTTAAAAAATATTACAGCTTACTGTGGAGTAAAAGGGCAACTGGTGTCAGGCACTATTCTCGACAACTTGTGTGGGTTTGATCCTGAGAGAACGCATAGCGCTAGTGACTATGCTAAGCGTTTGGGTTTAACCAAGGAAATTACTCGATTACCTGACGGATTAGAGACACTAATTGGTCATTCGAGTGCTTCATTATTGAGTATGGGCAACGTTAAAATGCTCAATATCGCGGCTCAACTAGCCAGTGACAAACCCATTATTATGTTAGAAAGACCGGATTCTTCACTTGATTTAGATGCCCTTGGAAATCTAGCTAAGGTGTTGGAAGAAGAAGTGACGGCAGGACGCACGATATTGATGGTGAGCTATCATTCGAAACTTCGCGAATTAGCTAATCGAATCATTACAATGGAAAGTCGGTCTATTACCGAACAAAGTGAGATCAATCAGGAGGCCATCGTATGA
- the fhuB gene encoding Fe(3+)-hydroxamate ABC transporter permease FhuB, translating to MKTRGLMVGAALFFAALAHLWLGQSEFGPIGDLIQLLSLVSDRATLNAMVDDSFELMALFYVNLPRLVMAILVGGTLGTIGSLFQQLTQNRMMSPLTLGTSSGAWLGLVILNVVAPMLVAQYSVWFALIGALLAMGLIVSIVGIKNMSGLPIVLAGMAVNLLLGAFATAIILLNDQYAQNLFVWGAGDLGQNGWEPVLWLMPKLVPILAIFLLAPRVLTLLSIGTEGAAARGLNIGATFFVLMAVGVWLVSVSITSVGVISFIGLIAPNIARHLSFLKAKSELIASCLLGALLLCTTDSLAIFLAQWSVDMIPTGTATAVIGAPALIIIARKQMSAQDQLFFSMPEGPKSISPLAYSLLGTMIFGLLALSSLSQPSSDMGYFVIPDAFEWSIRWPRMLTAIFAGGGLAVAGVILQRLVYNPLASPDILGVSAGAVLALIFSSLFMGYSIHSLSPWIAFLGSAMALCLLLFLGKKHQFAPSILILTGISLTAVLEALVQFSLTRVGEGKYTLLAWLAGSTYRVEPESATIMAIVVTVCIGAAVLLSRWVTLIATGRQFASARGLNISIAYASLLCLVAILCSVVTTTMGPVAFVGLLAPHIAAMVGARLVREQIILSFLIGSALMLFADWAGQVVVFPAQLAAGTLVSIIGGSYFIFLLLKSRRR from the coding sequence ATGAAAACCCGTGGTTTAATGGTTGGGGCAGCCTTGTTTTTCGCTGCCCTTGCTCATTTATGGTTAGGACAGTCGGAATTTGGTCCGATTGGTGATCTTATTCAGTTACTCTCACTGGTGAGTGATCGAGCTACGCTAAACGCAATGGTTGATGACTCATTTGAGCTGATGGCCTTGTTCTATGTCAACTTGCCTCGATTAGTTATGGCTATCTTGGTAGGCGGCACACTCGGTACAATAGGAAGCCTTTTTCAACAGTTGACTCAGAATCGCATGATGTCTCCGTTAACGTTAGGTACATCGTCAGGGGCCTGGCTTGGCCTGGTCATATTGAATGTCGTCGCTCCTATGCTGGTGGCGCAATACTCAGTCTGGTTTGCGTTGATTGGGGCACTGTTAGCAATGGGGCTTATTGTTTCGATTGTTGGCATCAAAAACATGAGCGGATTGCCAATTGTATTGGCGGGTATGGCGGTTAACTTGTTGCTAGGGGCATTTGCAACGGCGATTATTCTGCTTAACGACCAGTACGCACAGAACCTGTTTGTGTGGGGGGCGGGTGATTTAGGACAAAATGGCTGGGAACCAGTGTTGTGGTTAATGCCTAAGTTAGTGCCGATTTTGGCCATATTCTTGTTGGCACCACGAGTTTTGACCCTGCTTTCAATCGGTACGGAAGGGGCTGCTGCGCGCGGCCTCAATATTGGTGCAACATTTTTTGTATTAATGGCCGTCGGCGTTTGGTTGGTGTCGGTATCGATTACCTCGGTAGGCGTGATCAGTTTTATCGGTTTGATCGCCCCTAATATCGCGAGGCACTTGAGCTTCTTAAAGGCGAAATCCGAACTGATCGCAAGTTGTCTATTAGGTGCTTTACTACTTTGTACTACAGACAGTTTAGCTATCTTTTTGGCTCAATGGTCTGTGGATATGATTCCAACTGGTACCGCAACCGCGGTGATTGGTGCTCCAGCTTTGATCATTATTGCTCGCAAGCAAATGTCTGCTCAAGATCAGTTATTTTTCTCGATGCCTGAAGGGCCAAAGTCTATTTCACCTTTGGCTTACTCTCTATTGGGCACGATGATCTTTGGGTTACTGGCATTAAGCTCGCTCTCACAGCCTTCTTCTGATATGGGCTACTTTGTTATTCCAGACGCGTTTGAGTGGTCTATTCGCTGGCCTAGAATGTTAACCGCGATATTCGCTGGTGGCGGTTTGGCTGTAGCAGGAGTGATCTTGCAAAGGTTAGTCTACAACCCACTGGCGAGTCCAGACATCCTTGGGGTATCCGCGGGCGCTGTTTTAGCTTTGATTTTCAGCAGTTTATTCATGGGTTATTCGATTCACTCGTTGAGCCCTTGGATTGCGTTTTTAGGCAGTGCGATGGCGCTGTGTCTATTACTATTTCTTGGTAAGAAACATCAGTTTGCGCCGTCTATCCTAATACTGACGGGTATTTCGCTGACCGCAGTGTTAGAGGCTTTGGTACAATTCTCTTTAACGCGAGTGGGGGAAGGGAAGTATACCTTATTGGCTTGGTTGGCAGGATCCACATATCGTGTTGAACCCGAGTCGGCAACGATTATGGCTATCGTGGTTACCGTTTGTATTGGTGCTGCTGTACTGTTGAGTCGTTGGGTGACGTTAATAGCCACAGGCCGTCAGTTTGCGAGCGCTCGAGGGCTAAATATCTCAATAGCGTATGCTTCTCTGTTGTGTCTCGTCGCCATCTTATGTTCGGTAGTAACCACCACCATGGGGCCTGTTGCATTTGTCGGGTTGCTGGCTCCGCATATCGCGGCCATGGTGGGTGCTCGTTTGGTTCGAGAACAAATTATTTTGTCGTTTTTAATTGGCTCTGCTCTTATGTTATTTGCCGATTGGGCAGGTCAAGTGGTGGTATTTCCGGCCCAACTCGCGGCGGGTACGTTAGTTTCCATTATTGGTGGCAGTTACTTCATCTTCTTGTTACTCAAATCTCGGAGAAGATAG
- a CDS encoding HlyD family type I secretion periplasmic adaptor subunit, with amino-acid sequence MAKQRIEKGKRYGELVESQNTARTLAMATWSVALCVIAFATWSVVTQVDEIAKAKGAVIPEGEKQVLQSAIGGKLKQILVKEGQLVEKGQPLVEFDATFQRTALEELKSQQVTLLASVERMNALLEQREPNLAEFEVDYPEIVSQQKAQLNAQKALYFQKRVVLEKESEQIAEQLRSVEKSLPSYERELSATKQELNILEKGYKAGNISRLRVLEMSQKLASIEQKIEEARGKKSVLIRQADSNDQKIEQLLAEAKAKVSDDRSKAVSDLSALNARVRSSQAKLTNTMLVSPLQGLVQSLPSTQNGGVIQPGGTVVEIVPVGGEADFKARLSPRDIGFVSVGQPTRIKIDAFDYSRFGALKGAVESISPTTSQSERGEIYYEVVVSVDTPYFRDNPESFSILPGMTGEVDITTGEKSVFQYLWKPIYTNVSVAFGER; translated from the coding sequence ATGGCTAAACAACGCATCGAGAAGGGCAAGCGCTACGGTGAACTTGTTGAATCACAGAATACGGCTCGTACATTAGCGATGGCGACATGGTCAGTTGCTTTGTGTGTTATCGCTTTTGCCACTTGGTCTGTCGTCACCCAAGTTGATGAAATTGCCAAAGCCAAAGGCGCAGTGATTCCAGAAGGCGAGAAGCAAGTATTACAAAGTGCAATTGGCGGTAAGTTAAAGCAAATTCTCGTTAAAGAAGGTCAGTTGGTCGAGAAAGGTCAGCCACTTGTTGAGTTTGATGCGACCTTCCAACGTACCGCTCTTGAAGAATTGAAATCTCAACAAGTGACGCTTCTAGCCAGTGTGGAGCGTATGAATGCTCTGCTTGAACAACGTGAACCGAACCTCGCTGAATTCGAGGTCGATTATCCAGAGATCGTTAGCCAACAAAAAGCACAGTTGAACGCGCAAAAAGCCCTGTATTTCCAAAAACGTGTGGTACTTGAGAAAGAAAGTGAACAAATTGCAGAGCAGCTTCGCAGTGTGGAGAAATCTTTACCTAGCTACGAGAGAGAGTTGAGTGCAACCAAGCAGGAGTTGAATATTCTAGAAAAGGGCTACAAAGCGGGCAATATTTCACGTTTACGTGTGCTTGAAATGAGTCAGAAATTGGCCAGTATCGAGCAGAAAATTGAAGAAGCTCGTGGTAAGAAGTCGGTATTGATTAGACAAGCAGACAGTAATGACCAAAAAATTGAGCAGCTTTTGGCAGAGGCAAAAGCCAAAGTCAGTGATGATCGCTCGAAAGCCGTATCTGACTTATCAGCACTCAATGCCAGAGTTCGTTCAAGCCAAGCTAAATTGACGAACACCATGCTGGTGTCGCCGCTACAAGGTTTGGTGCAAAGCCTACCAAGCACGCAAAATGGTGGTGTTATTCAGCCGGGTGGAACGGTAGTAGAAATTGTTCCTGTCGGAGGGGAAGCTGATTTTAAAGCTCGTTTGTCGCCAAGAGATATTGGTTTTGTGAGTGTGGGGCAGCCGACTCGTATTAAGATTGATGCGTTTGATTACAGTCGCTTTGGGGCACTAAAAGGGGCGGTCGAGAGTATTTCACCGACCACAAGCCAAAGTGAACGAGGCGAGATCTATTATGAAGTCGTAGTGTCCGTTGATACGCCTTATTTCCGCGATAATCCGGAAAGCTTTTCTATTTTGCCTGGTATGACGGGTGAGGTGGACATCACTACTGGTGAGAAGTCAGTATTCCAGTATCTTTGGAAGCCGATTTACACCAATGTCAGTGTCGCCTTTGGCGAAAGGTAA